GGCATTTACCGTCTTAATCGTCCATGCTGCATACATAAGCAAATCAGAAGTTTCAGTATTTCTTTATCAGGACATTCCGTTCACATGATGCTGAAATTCAGCACCATATGACAAGTCTTGCTGATGTTCCCTGTTGCGTGTTCAGCCCCTGATCCAAATCATCGACCACGAGCCTCACGTTCTTGAGGTGCTGGCCCCGTTACTGGAGCAGGTGGGCTGGCGCGTTCTTCACGCCGATGATGGACATCACGGCCAGGCCATGGCCTTGCAGCACCAGCCCCATCTGATCGTGCTCGACCTGCTGCTGCCCAAGCTGGATGGCCTCTCGGTGCTGCAGCGCCTGCGGCGCGATCGGCGCACCGCGCGGGTGCCGGTGATGGTGCTCACGGCGCTGGCCAGCAAGGAAGACAGGCTCAAGGCCTTCAACTGCGGCGCCGACGACTACGTCCTCAAGCCCTTCGAGGTGGAGGAGGTGTTCGTGCGCATCCGATCCCTGCTGCGCCACCAGCTGGAAACGCCGCTGGCCTTGGCCACCCCGGAGATCCTGTCCTACGGGCCGCTCAGGCTCTGTCCTGAACAGCTGGAGGCGCTCTGGTTCGATCAGGTTGTTTGCCTTACCCGCAAGGAGTTTGAGCTGCTGCATTGCCTGTTGCAGCGCCACGGCCAGGCTGTGTCATGGGGGGTGATGCTCAAGGAGGTGTGGGGCTACTCCCCTGGCGATGACATCGAGTGCATCCGCACCCATATCCGCCACCTCAGAACCAAGATCGAGCCGGATCCCGGCCGACCCCAGTTTCTGAAGACGATCTATGGCGTGGGCTACTGCCTGGATCTTCCCCATCAACAGCGCCAAGCGATGGCCTGAGGCTCAGGGCGCTCCACTGCCGAAGGAGCGAGGTTCAGAGAAAGCTGCCGTTGTGTGTGGGCGCGGCCTCAGGGGTGTACGGGCTGAAGCGCATGTGGCTTCTGTTCAGCACGCCAGGCTGCACAACAGGGGCCTCGGCAGGGGCGGCAGCGGGCTTCTGCTGGTGGAGCACTTCCTCCAGCAGGAAGGCACAGAGGTTGGACATGGAACGCCCTTCCTCTTCCGAACGGTTCAGGAGTGTTTGAAACACCTGATAGCTGATGGTGATGGAGATGCGGCGTGGTTGACGTTGCATGATCCGAAGTCGCTCGCTTGTGGTAAGGGTTGGATTCGTTGCTTCTTGGCTGGAATGAGGAGTGATGGAAGTCATGGAACGTTGCTGGTATTTCCGCGTGTGATGCACTAAGCAACACTTGAGGTGATCACTACTGCCGACATAGCGGTGTGCAGGTGATTCAACAAACCCATCGAATCAATCTGATCAGAATCCGACTACTTCAGAGACTGCCTCAAACGCCGGGTCCGTCTGAACGGCGTCTTTTCCATCATCCTAGCGGGAGTTAAAAGACCTGGCTCCTGGCGCTGGACAGCGCACTGGGCAACGCGCGAGACGAATGCCCCCATCACGCAGGTCAGAACTGACTGGATGAGTGGAGAGCGCCTTGGCCATCGCATGACCGGAGGATCCACCTGCCAAAGGCAGAATCACCTGGGCTTGCCCATTCCCATGCACTCGTCCAGATCCCTTGCAGTCCCATGGGTCTGGACAGATTCACGGACATCGGTGCAGTAAAAAGCCGCGAGCGATGCGCTACAGACGCCTCGCTTAATCTTCAATGGAATCCACGGCGACGAAGCAAGCCCGTTGAGCTAAGGATACACAGCAGAACTTTCAAGGACAAATCTATACAGCCGAGCCAGCTTTCATCGTTGGATGTTGATGGCGCCGTGGATATGACGCACATCTACAGCAGCCAACAACCTGCATGTTTCCCATAGTGAAGGGAGAGATGCATTGACATGACAAGCCAAACGAATTGCTCCGGCAGCAATCCGCCCGCTCCATGGTCGCTTGCATCGCTCCTCCAACCCCAGCCCTCGCGGACCTGCTCATGAACAAGCTCCAGTTCAAAGGTGAATGGCACGAGCTCAAAGGAAAGCTCCGGCAGAAGTTTGCCGAACTCACCGATGACGACGTGGATTACGCCGAGGGCCAAGAAGAGGAGTTGCTTGGTCATCTCCAGAAGAAGCTTGGCAAGACCCAGGAAGAACTTGCCCAACTGGTAAACACACCCTGAAGGTCGCATCATGCTGAACTATGCCATCACTTTCCTAGTCATTGCAATCATCGCCGCCGTTCTCGGCTTCGGTGGTATCGCCGGATCAGCTGCAGGCATCGCCCAGATCCTGTTCCTTGTCTTCCTCGTGCTTGCCCTGCTCTCCTTCTTCACCGGCCGGCGCAACGTGCTGTGAATACCCGCGAGAACAACGCTGTTCAGATCACATCCACCTGATCGCATCACCTCCTTTTCCCATCGTCATCGTCACCATGAATCACCAAGCTCGTTCACTGCGCCAGCTGGTTGCCGCCTGCCTTGGGCTGGCCTTCAGCCTTTTGGTGTTGATCGCCACGCCTGCCATGAGCGCTCCCGCCCATGCCTCAGATGTCTTCGTCAGCAGCACCTCCACCTTGCCGCTGGCCGCCACCACCGGCCGCATCAAAGCGGGTGCCAAGGAATTCGAGGGCAAGACCCAGGAATCCATCGGCAACGTCACTGGCAACAAGGGTGATCGTCTGGCCGGCAAGGCGAAACAGGCCGAAGCCAAGGTTCGCAATACTGTCGAAGACATCAAGGACAAGGCCGCAAGGGGCTGACCCAGGATCAGCGCGTCGGCCTGGCATCACGCCGCATCACGCCTTTGAGGGCCAGGCCGACCTGCTGATACCGGAGGCTGTTGGTCACGTGCCCGGTGGGCAAGGCGATCATCGCTGCGCCTTTCGGGTCTGTGGCCAGACCCGTCAAGGGCTTGCGCGGGTGGCCACTGTCTGCGTCTCAGCCGTGGCGATCGGGCTGCGAACGGCGAGCACGCGGCGCAGGCGCTCACGGAACCACTGCAGGGGTTGGTGAACATCAGCGTCGTCGAGCAGTCCGCGCTGGCGCAGGCAGTCTTGATAGCTGCGCAGCACGTCGCTGCGACGGGCCACCTCCTGGGCGACTGTGTCGGCGAAGTCGGGCCTGGAGGCCAGCAGGGCGCGAAAGCTGCCGCTGGGAACCACGAACAGCATCGTCTCCTGGGACGTCACCATCGACGTGGGATAGGGCACCTGGAGCAGCAGCGGCAGTTCACCGAAGAACTCACCTGCGGTGAAGGTGAACAGCTTGCGGCTCACCCGGTCCGTTTCATGGATCGCATCCACCGCGCCACTCAGCACCAGGTGGAAGGAGCGGCCCTCGTCACCCTGGTGGACCAGCACCGTGCCGGCGGGCAGCGAGCGGCGGGCGCCGCTGCCCACGAGTTCCCGCAGGCGTCGATCATCCATGCTGCTGAAGCAGGGATGGTCGGGCAGTGACGCCCGCAAGGGGCTCCAGTCCGGGCCTGCTCCGTCCTCTTCCACCGCGCGCCTGGAGGACAGCAGCTGGACCTGCTGTCGGGCTCCGGCCAGTTCGATGTGCCGTTCGCGCAGCCCCTGCTCGATCGCGTAGTTGAGTGAACTGCGCAGGCTGAGGCCGGCTTGGATCGCCGAGGTCCAGGCCCAGAGCTCGAACGCCATCCCCTGGCCCTGGAGGCCGTGCAGCAGCACCTTCGGCGGCGGATCGGTCAACACCGTGGGCTCGGCGAGGGCGGCATCCAGCAGCACCTCGGTCACGGCCAGCGGGTCGCTGCCATGGGCCACCGTGACCGCCACATCCACTCGCCCGTCGGGGCTCTGATAACTGAGGTTCTTCACCGGCGCGTTGGTGATGGACGAATTGGGCACCACGATCTCGGCGCCCTGGAAGGTGCGGATCACGGTGGAGCGGATCGAGATCTCGCGGATGAAGCCGGTGGTGTCGCCGAATTCAATCTGGTCGCCCACCTTCAGCTTCCCCTCCATCAGCAGGGTGAGGCCACTGGTGAGATTGCGGGTGAGCTCCTGCAGGCCGAAGCCGATCCCCACCCCCAGAGCGCCGAACACCACAGCAAGGGCGCCGATGTCGAGCCCCATCCCCTGGGCCACCACCACATACCCCAGGGCGGCCAGCCCCAGAGAAACCAGCGTGGCCACCGCCTCGCGACGGCCCTCCGGCAGGGAAAACCAGAGCAGCACGCGACCGGCCAGCAGCCGCTTCAGCTCCCGCGCCGCCAGGCTCACGGCCAGCAGCAACAGCAGCACCTGCAGAATCCAGAGCAGGGAGAAGCTCTGGCGCCCCAGCGGCAGCAACGGCGATGTGAACAGCTTCTCCAGGCGTTCGAACGTCACCGCTTGTTTCCCGCCGACCTGACCATTCAGCCAGGCCAAGCGGATGGCTGCGGCTCACACGAGAGCGTTTCTGTGAGGCGAGAGCCTTTCCGTGCTGCGAGAGCCATGCCATGGCTCGTGCTCTCGCCCGTGAGATCGGCGGTGACGCTCACTCACTCACGGCCTTGGCGCGCATCGCCGCCTCCAGGCTTTTGATCTCCTGCGGCGACAGCTTGGGCCGATCCAGCTTGATGGTGAGCTTGTCGAGGGTGCCGGTGAAGCGGAACGGCGGCTGGTAGTCGGCGTCGTTGACGCCGGTGAGGGTATCGGAGCCCACGTCAAAGCTTTCATCCCACTGCAGGATCATCGGCAGGGTTTTGGGCATGGTTCTGGTGGCCACCACCTTGCCGTCCACCTTGAGGGTGCCTGTACCCGGGCGGCCGACGCCGCTGAAGTCGTTGAAGGCCAGCGTGCCGGCCCCCTTGCCGTCGTAGACAAAATCGAACTCAACCTTGTGCTTGCCGGGGGAGAGCGGATCAGTGCCCTCCCACTTCAGCCGCTCCAGATCCACCATGTTCCACACCCACACCGGCTTGCCGTTCTTGAGGTAGAAGCCGTAGCCGCCGAAGCGGCCGCCGGAGGTGAGCAGCATGCCCTCGGCACCGCCGGCCGGCACCTCGATGTCGGCGGTGACGGTGTAGGAGGTGTTGAGCAGCACAGGCGAATCCCCCTGGGGCAGCCCCACCATTGGATGGGTGTACACGAACTGGTTGCGCCCAGCGGTGATGTTCGGCCGTGGCGCCACGATGCGCCCCGCCACCGAAGCATCGAGCGGGAACACCTGATACTTGCGAGCCTCGCTGATGAAGGCCTCCTTCATCTCCTTCACCTTGCCGGGGTTCTGGGCCGCCAGGTCGGTGGTCTGGCTGAAATCGTTGTTGAGGTTGTAGAGCTCCAGCGTCTGGTTGTTGAGCGGATCCGGGTTGGCCGGGCCGAAGGCGTCCCAGGGAGCGCGGTTCACCTTGGTGCTCAGCAGCCAGCCCTTGTCATAAAGCGCCCACTGGCCGAACATCTCGAAGTATTGCCGCTCGTGCCTGGAGGGCGCCTTGGC
The sequence above is drawn from the Synechococcus sp. MW101C3 genome and encodes:
- a CDS encoding mechanosensitive ion channel domain-containing protein, which produces MTFERLEKLFTSPLLPLGRQSFSLLWILQVLLLLLAVSLAARELKRLLAGRVLLWFSLPEGRREAVATLVSLGLAALGYVVVAQGMGLDIGALAVVFGALGVGIGFGLQELTRNLTSGLTLLMEGKLKVGDQIEFGDTTGFIREISIRSTVIRTFQGAEIVVPNSSITNAPVKNLSYQSPDGRVDVAVTVAHGSDPLAVTEVLLDAALAEPTVLTDPPPKVLLHGLQGQGMAFELWAWTSAIQAGLSLRSSLNYAIEQGLRERHIELAGARQQVQLLSSRRAVEEDGAGPDWSPLRASLPDHPCFSSMDDRRLRELVGSGARRSLPAGTVLVHQGDEGRSFHLVLSGAVDAIHETDRVSRKLFTFTAGEFFGELPLLLQVPYPTSMVTSQETMLFVVPSGSFRALLASRPDFADTVAQEVARRSDVLRSYQDCLRQRGLLDDADVHQPLQWFRERLRRVLAVRSPIATAETQTVATRASP
- a CDS encoding response regulator transcription factor: MRVQPLIQIIDHEPHVLEVLAPLLEQVGWRVLHADDGHHGQAMALQHQPHLIVLDLLLPKLDGLSVLQRLRRDRRTARVPVMVLTALASKEDRLKAFNCGADDYVLKPFEVEEVFVRIRSLLRHQLETPLALATPEILSYGPLRLCPEQLEALWFDQVVCLTRKEFELLHCLLQRHGQAVSWGVMLKEVWGYSPGDDIECIRTHIRHLRTKIEPDPGRPQFLKTIYGVGYCLDLPHQQRQAMA
- a CDS encoding DUF1328 domain-containing protein; the protein is MLNYAITFLVIAIIAAVLGFGGIAGSAAGIAQILFLVFLVLALLSFFTGRRNVL
- a CDS encoding CsbD family protein; translated protein: MNKLQFKGEWHELKGKLRQKFAELTDDDVDYAEGQEEELLGHLQKKLGKTQEELAQLVNTP
- a CDS encoding CsbD family protein is translated as MPCSPSSPAGATCCEYPREQRCSDHIHLIASPPFPIVIVTMNHQARSLRQLVAACLGLAFSLLVLIATPAMSAPAHASDVFVSSTSTLPLAATTGRIKAGAKEFEGKTQESIGNVTGNKGDRLAGKAKQAEAKVRNTVEDIKDKAARG